One genomic region from Spirulina subsalsa PCC 9445 encodes:
- a CDS encoding mechanosensitive ion channel family protein: protein MNPDINTMLQGDALQQLWLQVQSILTTFGIKLLVAILVLFIGLRIAKLIQKATRRALRKAEVDETLISFAVNLTYFGVLVFVFIIVLGQLGIQTTAIVAALTSGFLAIGLALQGSLSNFAAGVLLVMFRPFRVGDYIEGAGTGGVVEDIQIFTTILTSPDNKMVVIPNASLTGGNIINYSAKPIRRLDLIFGVSYSDDLSKVRQVITEVLEAEERVLAEPAYTIGLLSLGDSSVNFAVRPYVKTSDYWPAHFALQEAMKRRFDAEGINIPFPQRDVHIYNN, encoded by the coding sequence ATGAATCCCGATATTAATACAATGCTTCAAGGGGATGCTCTCCAGCAATTATGGCTACAAGTCCAAAGTATTCTAACAACATTTGGGATTAAGTTATTAGTTGCCATTCTTGTTCTGTTCATCGGTTTGCGCATTGCTAAACTTATTCAAAAGGCAACTAGACGCGCTCTCCGCAAAGCGGAAGTAGACGAAACCCTAATTTCTTTCGCCGTCAACTTAACCTATTTTGGCGTATTAGTTTTCGTCTTCATTATCGTCCTTGGTCAGTTAGGCATCCAGACCACTGCAATTGTGGCGGCGCTCACATCCGGGTTTTTAGCTATCGGTTTAGCCTTACAAGGTTCTCTCTCGAACTTTGCGGCCGGGGTGTTATTGGTCATGTTTCGTCCCTTCCGGGTGGGTGACTATATCGAAGGTGCAGGGACTGGGGGAGTGGTTGAAGATATTCAAATTTTCACCACTATTTTAACCTCACCAGATAACAAAATGGTGGTCATTCCTAATGCGAGTTTGACCGGGGGAAACATCATCAACTATTCCGCTAAACCCATCCGTCGTTTAGACCTGATTTTTGGCGTGAGTTATAGTGATGATTTGAGCAAAGTTAGACAGGTTATTACGGAAGTTTTGGAAGCAGAAGAGCGGGTTTTAGCTGAACCTGCCTACACGATTGGCTTGTTATCTTTGGGGGACAGTAGCGTTAATTTTGCCGTGCGTCCTTATGTGAAAACGTCCGACTATTGGCCGGCTCATTTTGCCTTACAAGAAGCTATGAAACGCCGCTTTGATGCAGAAGGAATTAATATTCCGTTCCCACAACGGGATGTTCATATCTACAATAATTAG
- a CDS encoding site-2 protease family protein, with product MFNQSETVATLAIILVALGFLIWGYNRSKPYGKLGILAWLQSVVLITPWLLFFGLVALGIYINLIGVIFLLVISSGIYIYLGNRLRSEGQEAILRERAAQRLAQQEVEENREPSPPSRVETGSPRTPDLIPIPDEDLQKIKGIFGIDSFFATETISYQEGAIFKGNLRGEPEKVYEKLSNHLTQALGEKYRLFLVDSPEGKPVVIVLPSTNDPRPATLAQKNLALVLLIATLATSLEAAALLLGFDWFSDLGRYNEALPISAGLWFILAAHEGGHWLFARRHNLRLSVPYLLPSWQIGCFGSITRFESLIPHRSALFDVAIAGPALGGIISFLMLITGLLLSHPGSLFKIPTEFFQGSVLVGTLAKVVLGSALEASIIDVHPLTMIGWLGLVITALNLMPAGQLDGGRVIQAIYGRKTARRTTIATLIILGLVAIFSPGNPIPLYWGILILFLQRDLERPTLNELTEPDDTRAALGLLALFLMLATLVPLSPSLAIRLGIGA from the coding sequence ATGTTTAATCAATCCGAAACCGTCGCCACCCTTGCCATCATTCTTGTCGCCCTCGGTTTCCTCATCTGGGGCTACAATCGCTCTAAACCTTACGGAAAACTAGGGATTCTCGCCTGGTTACAATCCGTCGTCCTCATCACCCCCTGGTTACTCTTCTTCGGTTTAGTCGCCCTTGGAATTTATATCAACCTGATTGGTGTTATCTTTCTATTAGTCATCTCCTCGGGCATTTATATTTATCTCGGGAACCGTCTACGCTCCGAAGGTCAAGAAGCCATCTTACGAGAACGCGCCGCCCAACGTCTCGCCCAACAAGAAGTGGAGGAAAATCGCGAACCCTCTCCTCCCTCCCGAGTCGAAACCGGATCTCCCCGTACTCCCGACCTCATCCCCATCCCCGACGAAGACCTGCAAAAAATCAAAGGCATTTTCGGCATCGATAGCTTCTTTGCCACGGAAACCATTTCCTACCAAGAAGGAGCCATCTTTAAAGGGAATCTACGGGGAGAACCGGAAAAAGTCTATGAAAAACTCTCCAACCATTTAACCCAAGCCCTCGGCGAGAAATACCGCCTCTTTTTGGTCGATAGTCCCGAAGGAAAACCCGTCGTGATTGTCCTACCCAGTACGAATGATCCTCGCCCGGCCACCCTCGCCCAGAAAAACCTCGCCCTCGTCCTACTCATCGCCACCCTTGCCACCAGTTTAGAAGCAGCCGCCCTGTTGTTAGGGTTTGATTGGTTCAGCGACCTAGGACGCTATAACGAAGCCCTGCCCATTAGTGCCGGATTGTGGTTCATTTTAGCGGCTCACGAGGGGGGTCATTGGCTCTTCGCCCGTCGCCATAACCTGCGTCTGAGTGTCCCCTATCTCCTCCCCAGTTGGCAAATCGGCTGTTTTGGCAGCATCACCCGCTTTGAATCCTTGATTCCCCATCGTAGCGCCCTGTTTGATGTGGCTATAGCCGGCCCCGCCTTGGGGGGTATCATCTCCTTCCTCATGCTGATCACCGGACTCCTCCTCTCCCACCCCGGCAGTTTATTCAAAATCCCCACCGAATTTTTCCAAGGTTCTGTCCTCGTGGGAACCCTAGCTAAAGTTGTGTTAGGGTCTGCTTTAGAAGCCTCGATCATTGACGTTCACCCCTTAACCATGATTGGCTGGTTAGGCTTAGTGATTACCGCCCTCAACCTCATGCCTGCCGGACAACTGGACGGGGGGCGCGTGATTCAAGCCATCTATGGCCGCAAAACTGCCCGTCGTACCACCATCGCCACCCTGATCATTTTAGGCTTAGTGGCCATTTTCAGCCCCGGTAATCCCATCCCACTCTACTGGGGGATTTTGATTCTCTTCCTGCAACGAGACTTAGAACGTCCCACCCTCAACGAGTTAACGGAACCCGATGACACCCGGGCGGCTTTGGGATTATTGGCCTTATTTTTAATGTTGGCCACCCTCGTTCCTCTGAGTCCCAGTTTAGCGATTCGCCTCGGTATTGGGGCTTAG
- a CDS encoding amidohydrolase family protein: MTFTIQQALIATEGGYGRIDVQIEGDRIKAVAPQLDPVGTVVEGTNKLLLPGFVNAHTHSSEMWQRGMIPPYPLELWIGELHEFSPLNPEQIYLSALATALETLLSGGTCVVDHLVLIPGQEVETVEAAVKAYREIGIRAFIGPLIQDQALASGIPDGGVGREHGQFYCTTEQVLAMMETVVKRFHRPEEGISIMVAPTGIQLCSDELFKGCIELSDRHNLCRHAHLLETKAQKLLADEKYGVSAVEHLHRIGYLNERTSLAHCVWLEERDIEILAETGSTVVHNPLSNLRLGSGIAPLLKYRQAGVNVSFGCDGAASNDGQDLLEAIKIGSMLHNITDADYRHWITPRQSVEMAALGGATGLGRGAEMGSLDVGKKADLVLYDLTSLSLLPRTDPIGLLVTGRPTQAVADVWVNGDRIVSNGQSTRLDLDTLRQNLLQYGEWTTNRQSSNIAQMEAHYRQVMGLS, from the coding sequence GTGACTTTTACCATTCAACAGGCACTCATCGCCACAGAGGGAGGATATGGTCGGATTGATGTTCAAATTGAAGGAGATCGGATTAAGGCCGTCGCTCCCCAATTAGATCCCGTCGGTACAGTTGTAGAGGGAACAAATAAACTCCTGTTACCGGGTTTTGTCAATGCCCATACTCACTCCTCGGAAATGTGGCAACGGGGCATGATTCCCCCCTACCCGTTGGAATTATGGATTGGGGAACTGCACGAATTTTCCCCCCTCAATCCAGAACAAATCTATTTGAGTGCCTTGGCCACAGCCCTAGAAACGCTGCTTTCTGGGGGAACTTGTGTGGTGGATCATTTAGTCTTGATTCCGGGGCAGGAAGTGGAAACTGTCGAAGCGGCCGTTAAAGCGTATCGAGAAATTGGCATCCGGGCGTTTATCGGCCCGTTGATTCAAGATCAAGCCCTAGCTTCTGGGATACCGGATGGGGGAGTCGGGCGGGAACATGGTCAATTTTACTGCACTACAGAGCAAGTTCTCGCCATGATGGAGACGGTGGTGAAACGGTTTCATCGACCGGAAGAGGGAATTAGTATCATGGTGGCTCCTACGGGGATTCAACTGTGTTCGGATGAGTTATTTAAGGGCTGTATTGAATTAAGCGATCGCCATAATCTCTGTCGTCATGCTCATTTACTGGAAACTAAAGCCCAGAAACTCCTTGCTGATGAGAAATATGGGGTCAGCGCTGTAGAACATCTCCACCGGATTGGGTATCTTAATGAGCGCACCTCTTTAGCCCATTGTGTCTGGTTAGAAGAACGAGATATTGAAATTTTGGCAGAAACTGGCTCAACGGTGGTTCATAATCCCCTCAGTAACTTGCGCTTGGGCAGTGGGATTGCTCCCCTGTTGAAATACCGCCAAGCAGGGGTAAATGTATCCTTTGGCTGTGATGGTGCCGCCAGCAATGATGGTCAAGACCTCCTCGAAGCGATTAAAATTGGCTCAATGCTGCACAATATCACCGACGCGGATTATCGACACTGGATTACCCCTCGCCAGTCGGTAGAAATGGCGGCCTTGGGGGGAGCAACGGGGTTAGGCAGGGGGGCGGAAATGGGATCCCTAGACGTGGGGAAAAAAGCCGATTTAGTTCTCTATGACCTCACCAGTTTATCTCTCCTGCCCCGTACCGATCCCATCGGTTTATTGGTGACAGGTCGCCCGACCCAAGCGGTGGCCGATGTCTGGGTAAATGGCGATCGCATTGTCAGCAACGGACAGTCTACCCGCCTAGACCTGGACACCTTACGCCAGAATCTCCTGCAATATGGGGAATGGACGACTAACCGCCAATCTAGCAATATTGCTCAAATGGAAGCTCATTATCGTCAAGTGATGGGCTTGTCTTGA
- a CDS encoding transglutaminase TgpA family protein, giving the protein MNNPPFLKIPLLASLWERLENLPRPKTEESISLRITVQLLVFLGIIATDLAAGTTMSFWAIPLSAIGGFVAWQRRKKRNIALKFVIALGMLLTLVLFFGNLFANLNDTRLVLAELLIQLQVLHSFDLPRRQDLGYSMVIGLILLGVAATLSETLAFAPMILIFLALALPLLVLDYRSRLGFDQTPPRRKGQPKPSSRRSSYSPLSFKQLGVFFLVILGLGLGIFALFPRFPGYQLQTLPVTQSVDLENQRFTNRNRGIFTPGVRFGEDDLGGSEGTGGNGELTGDGSGQYYGFNSVMDQSPLDGEGAPFTPRVVLRVRSQAPGFWRVLGFDRYTGKGWEISRDEQLLRVERPPWTYRFFLSASGTQGETKPVIQTYTVVSPLPNLIPALTYPREIYFPTPEVGLDPEGAIRAPTYLGENLTYTVISDVPVRNRTALRMASTDYPESIRRFYLEVPSGIRERLHQEAQQLLATSPQPITDAYEKALYLAQALKQRYTIQEDFTLGENQDLVETFLDAGGGYPDHFATVLAMLLRSIDIPARVSAGFSPGQFNPFTGFYIVRSTDAHTMTEVYFGNFGWFNFDPMPGHPLIPPSVEEVETFGVLQQIWQWVAGWLPSGVLNFLSIVWVTVIIGLARFLGGLWLWVSGSVIGLLTGLISAIALVFIGWLGWNGLQGWGQQWRLTKLPPVERTYQQMLLFLRGKGYPKHPAQTPLEYAQSALQEYPPAVAEHIENITQAYIQWRYGGESPDVGQLQKQLQRLKRWRRTL; this is encoded by the coding sequence ATGAATAACCCACCCTTCCTGAAAATCCCCCTTCTCGCCTCCCTTTGGGAACGATTAGAGAATTTACCTCGCCCCAAGACGGAGGAATCCATTTCTCTGCGCATCACGGTGCAACTCTTGGTTTTTTTAGGCATTATCGCCACAGATTTGGCCGCCGGAACCACCATGAGTTTCTGGGCTATTCCCCTTAGTGCCATTGGGGGGTTTGTCGCTTGGCAACGGCGCAAAAAACGCAATATTGCCCTAAAATTTGTCATCGCGTTGGGGATGCTCTTGACGTTGGTCTTGTTTTTTGGCAATCTTTTTGCGAATTTGAACGATACCCGGCTGGTATTGGCGGAATTATTAATTCAATTGCAAGTCCTACATAGCTTTGATTTGCCCCGTCGTCAAGATTTGGGCTACTCCATGGTCATTGGGCTAATTTTATTGGGGGTAGCGGCCACGTTAAGCGAAACCTTGGCCTTTGCCCCCATGATTTTGATTTTCCTCGCCTTGGCCTTGCCTCTTTTGGTCTTGGATTATCGCTCCCGCTTGGGGTTTGACCAAACTCCTCCGAGGCGTAAGGGTCAGCCTAAGCCCTCATCTCGTCGTTCTTCTTACTCTCCCCTGTCCTTTAAACAACTGGGGGTGTTTTTTCTGGTTATTTTGGGTCTAGGATTGGGGATTTTTGCCTTATTCCCCCGTTTTCCGGGCTATCAGTTGCAAACTCTGCCTGTTACCCAGTCCGTGGATTTGGAGAATCAACGGTTTACGAACCGCAACCGAGGGATTTTTACGCCGGGGGTACGCTTTGGGGAAGATGATTTAGGGGGATCAGAGGGAACCGGGGGCAATGGGGAGCTAACCGGGGATGGGAGTGGTCAATACTATGGGTTTAATAGTGTGATGGATCAAAGCCCCCTAGATGGAGAAGGCGCGCCTTTTACGCCTCGGGTGGTGTTGCGGGTGCGTTCCCAAGCGCCGGGCTTTTGGCGGGTGTTAGGGTTTGATCGGTACACGGGCAAGGGTTGGGAAATCTCTAGGGATGAACAGTTATTGCGGGTGGAACGTCCCCCTTGGACGTATCGCTTTTTCCTCTCGGCTTCTGGGACTCAAGGGGAAACGAAACCTGTGATTCAAACCTATACGGTGGTGTCGCCGTTGCCGAATTTAATTCCGGCGTTGACTTATCCTCGGGAGATTTATTTTCCGACTCCGGAGGTGGGATTAGATCCAGAGGGGGCGATTCGAGCGCCGACCTATTTGGGGGAAAATTTGACCTATACGGTGATTTCTGATGTTCCGGTGCGCAATCGGACGGCGTTACGGATGGCGAGTACGGATTATCCGGAGTCGATTCGGCGGTTTTATTTGGAGGTGCCGTCGGGGATTCGGGAACGCCTACATCAAGAAGCCCAACAGCTTTTAGCGACTTCTCCCCAACCCATCACCGATGCTTACGAAAAAGCCCTCTACCTCGCCCAAGCCCTGAAACAACGTTATACCATCCAAGAAGATTTTACCCTGGGGGAAAATCAGGATCTGGTGGAAACCTTCCTTGATGCTGGGGGGGGGTATCCAGATCACTTTGCCACGGTGTTGGCGATGTTATTACGGTCTATTGATATTCCCGCCCGGGTATCGGCGGGCTTTTCCCCCGGACAATTTAACCCCTTCACGGGTTTTTATATTGTCCGCAGTACGGACGCTCACACCATGACGGAGGTCTATTTCGGTAATTTTGGCTGGTTTAATTTTGATCCTATGCCCGGTCATCCTCTGATTCCGCCTTCGGTGGAGGAGGTGGAAACCTTTGGGGTGTTACAACAGATTTGGCAGTGGGTGGCGGGCTGGTTGCCTTCTGGGGTGCTAAATTTCCTCAGTATTGTCTGGGTGACAGTGATTATCGGTTTAGCGCGCTTCTTGGGGGGTCTATGGTTGTGGGTGTCTGGAAGTGTGATTGGTCTGTTGACGGGGTTGATTAGTGCGATCGCCTTAGTCTTCATCGGTTGGTTAGGCTGGAACGGCCTCCAAGGGTGGGGGCAACAATGGCGTTTAACAAAACTCCCCCCTGTGGAACGAACTTATCAGCAAATGCTCTTATTCCTGCGGGGGAAAGGCTACCCCAAACACCCCGCCCAAACCCCCCTAGAATACGCGCAATCGGCCCTACAAGAGTATCCCCCGGCTGTGGCGGAACACATCGAAAACATCACCCAGGCCTATATCCAATGGCGTTATGGCGGGGAGTCTCCGGATGTGGGTCAACTACAAAAACAATTGCAGCGTTTAAAACGTTGGCGCAGAACTCTCTAG
- a CDS encoding amidase translates to MNDTDLAFTSALEQAQLIRTGEVSPLELTQFYCDRIAQLNPHLGSFFYVAEEQAIAEAQAKTEQLRQTNPQDLPPFFGVPTAIKDLNPVAGMPFTCGNLAMKDNIASYDDGIVQKLKGAGFTILGKTASSEFGAWPYVEPPGFPPSRNPWNLDHTSGGSSGGAASAVAAGLCAVAQGSDGGGSIRTPAACCGIVGLKPSRGRVTHAPAGDYLNGIATDGILTRTVADAAALLDVMSGYVVGDPYWLPAPPQPFLEALNHPPQSLRIAFSTQITPIGPASEPGQQAVRQTVQHLAEMGHHLTEASPDFTGLTEPFIRVWQAGTAFSGLPLEALSPMNQWLVQQAGSAGDYLQAVLQMQVIARQIVAFFESFDLLVLPVHLHAPPRVGEWADLSPEATLEKIIQWIAPCPGVNAAGLPAIALPVLFDPQGLPVGVQLIGKPADDGTILAVAAQLEQRQPWIQNRPVTGS, encoded by the coding sequence ATGAATGACACTGATCTAGCCTTTACCTCTGCCTTAGAACAAGCCCAACTCATCCGCACTGGTGAGGTTTCCCCCTTAGAACTCACTCAATTTTACTGCGATCGCATTGCCCAACTCAACCCCCATCTCGGCAGTTTCTTCTATGTGGCCGAGGAACAAGCGATCGCCGAAGCCCAAGCCAAAACCGAACAACTCCGCCAAACCAACCCCCAAGACTTACCCCCCTTTTTTGGCGTCCCCACCGCGATTAAAGACCTAAACCCCGTCGCCGGGATGCCCTTCACCTGTGGCAACCTCGCCATGAAAGACAACATCGCCAGTTACGATGATGGCATTGTCCAGAAACTGAAAGGAGCCGGATTCACGATTTTAGGTAAAACCGCCTCCTCCGAATTTGGGGCCTGGCCCTACGTCGAACCCCCCGGATTCCCCCCCAGTCGTAACCCTTGGAACTTAGACCACACCTCCGGCGGCTCCAGTGGGGGGGCAGCCAGTGCCGTGGCCGCTGGCCTCTGTGCCGTAGCGCAAGGTTCCGATGGAGGCGGTTCCATTCGCACCCCGGCCGCCTGTTGTGGCATTGTGGGGCTAAAACCTAGTCGCGGCCGCGTCACCCACGCCCCGGCCGGAGATTACCTGAACGGCATCGCCACCGATGGGATATTAACCCGCACTGTTGCCGATGCTGCCGCCCTCTTAGACGTAATGAGTGGTTATGTAGTAGGGGATCCCTATTGGTTGCCTGCTCCCCCCCAGCCCTTTCTTGAAGCCCTGAACCACCCTCCCCAGTCCCTACGCATTGCCTTTTCAACCCAGATTACCCCCATTGGTCCGGCCAGTGAACCGGGTCAACAGGCCGTTAGGCAAACCGTGCAGCATTTAGCGGAAATGGGACACCATCTCACCGAAGCGAGTCCTGATTTCACCGGATTAACCGAACCCTTTATCCGAGTCTGGCAAGCGGGAACCGCCTTCTCTGGGCTACCGCTTGAGGCCTTAAGCCCCATGAATCAGTGGTTAGTGCAACAGGCAGGCAGTGCGGGGGACTATTTACAAGCGGTGCTGCAAATGCAGGTGATTGCCCGCCAAATTGTCGCCTTTTTCGAGTCTTTTGATCTGTTGGTTTTACCCGTTCATCTTCATGCTCCCCCTCGGGTGGGGGAATGGGCGGATCTCAGTCCTGAAGCGACTTTAGAGAAGATTATTCAGTGGATTGCGCCCTGTCCGGGGGTGAATGCGGCGGGTTTACCTGCGATCGCCCTCCCAGTCCTGTTTGACCCCCAAGGTTTACCCGTCGGCGTTCAACTGATCGGGAAACCTGCCGATGATGGGACTATTTTGGCTGTTGCCGCTCAATTAGAACAGCGTCAACCTTGGATTCAAAACCGCCCTGTGACGGGTTCCTAA
- the murQ gene encoding N-acetylmuramic acid 6-phosphate etherase, whose translation MLNLESRGHLLTEQNNPNSQNLDQLTTLELVDLFNQEDYKTLEAIAQARHPLAQAIDLTSAALGQGGRLFYIGAGTSGRLGVLDAAECPPTFCTPPEWVQGILAGGEAALVKSSEALEDRAEDGAAALAAVEVTEQDVVLGITAGGTTPYVHGAIAEARKRGATTLFLACVPAEQVPIEVDVDIRLLVGPEILAGSTRLKAGTVTKMALNILSTGVMVKLGKVYGNRMIDVSVTNQKLRDRALRILQDLTDLDRPQAADLLNRSGQRVKLALLMHWTQVSPEQGQQLLNQHQGQLRQALQSHSH comes from the coding sequence ATGCTTAATTTAGAATCCCGGGGTCATTTGCTCACAGAGCAGAATAACCCCAATAGTCAAAACTTAGACCAACTCACGACGCTGGAGTTAGTCGATTTGTTTAATCAAGAAGATTATAAAACCCTAGAGGCGATCGCCCAAGCCCGTCACCCTTTAGCCCAAGCCATTGATCTCACCAGTGCAGCCCTGGGTCAAGGGGGGCGTTTATTCTACATCGGAGCCGGCACCAGTGGCCGTTTAGGAGTCCTAGACGCGGCAGAATGTCCCCCCACCTTCTGCACCCCCCCGGAGTGGGTACAGGGCATTCTAGCGGGGGGAGAGGCCGCTCTGGTGAAGAGTTCAGAAGCCCTAGAAGATCGGGCAGAAGATGGGGCGGCGGCCTTAGCGGCGGTTGAGGTGACAGAACAGGATGTCGTGTTAGGGATTACGGCCGGAGGAACTACCCCCTATGTTCATGGTGCGATCGCCGAAGCCAGAAAACGAGGCGCGACCACCTTATTTTTAGCCTGTGTTCCCGCCGAACAAGTCCCCATCGAGGTGGATGTAGATATTCGCCTGTTAGTGGGGCCTGAAATCCTAGCCGGGTCTACCCGTCTCAAAGCCGGAACCGTGACCAAAATGGCCTTAAATATCCTCTCAACCGGGGTAATGGTGAAATTAGGCAAAGTCTACGGCAACCGCATGATCGATGTTTCCGTGACCAATCAGAAATTACGCGATCGCGCCCTCCGCATCCTCCAAGACCTCACCGACCTCGACCGCCCCCAAGCCGCCGACCTCCTCAACCGCAGTGGTCAGCGCGTCAAACTCGCCCTACTCATGCACTGGACCCAAGTCAGTCCCGAACAAGGACAACAACTCCTCAACCAACATCAGGGTCAACTGCGCCAAGCCCTCCAAAGCCACTCACATTAA
- the glgX gene encoding glycogen debranching protein GlgX codes for MDLKIWPGKSYPLGATWDGEGTNFSLFSENATGVELCLFDEQNQETRLPLTEVNHFVWHGYVPNVKPGQRYGYRVYGPFLPSYGHRFNGNKLLIDPYAKAIAGVIQHDEAIFGYPWEMADEDMGFSEYNDAHLMPKGIVIDDDFDWEEDDLLRIPTHESVIYEVHVKGFTQQHPDIPPALRGTYAGLAHPAAIAHLKSLGVTAVELLPVHHFLARPGHLVPKGLTNYWGYDTINFFSPYSGYSASGKNGEQVTEFKEMVKTLHKAGIEVILDVVYNHTGEGNQMGPTLSLRGIDNASYYRLVEENPRYYMDFTGCGNSLNVRHPQVLKLITDSLRYWVLEMHVDGFRFDLAAALARELYDVNNLAAFFNIIHQDPVLSTVKLIAEPWDVGEGGYQIGNFPLLWSEWNGKYRDTIRDFWAGKDSSLGEFASRFTGSSDLYESNGRKPSASINFITAHDGFTLNDLVSYNDRHNEDNGEDNEDGHKDNRSWNCGEEGETDDPEILALRHRQRRNFLVTLMLSQGVPMLLGGDEMGRTQKGNNNAYCQDNEISWLNWQLTPENRDLLEFTKQLIEFRHKNPLFQRRNWFQGREIHGSGVHDIAWFNPDGGEMSEHQWNEGYIQAIAIFLNGEELDACDEHGERIIGDSFLLLFNAHHEPLDFAIPEGLQNWRWQVVIDTELTQLVKLGKIYQGEDELTLVDRSLVVLRRL; via the coding sequence ATGGACTTAAAAATTTGGCCGGGAAAATCTTATCCTTTGGGAGCGACTTGGGACGGGGAAGGGACAAATTTTTCCCTGTTTAGCGAAAATGCAACGGGTGTTGAACTGTGTCTGTTTGATGAGCAGAATCAGGAAACTCGTCTCCCCCTGACTGAGGTCAACCATTTTGTCTGGCATGGTTATGTTCCTAATGTAAAACCGGGTCAGCGTTATGGCTACCGGGTTTATGGGCCGTTTTTGCCCAGTTATGGTCATCGTTTCAATGGCAATAAATTACTGATTGATCCCTATGCGAAGGCGATCGCAGGAGTGATTCAACACGACGAGGCGATCTTTGGCTACCCTTGGGAAATGGCCGATGAAGATATGGGCTTTTCGGAATACAATGATGCCCACCTGATGCCCAAGGGAATTGTTATTGATGATGATTTTGACTGGGAAGAGGATGATCTCCTACGCATTCCCACCCATGAATCGGTGATTTATGAGGTTCATGTGAAAGGGTTTACGCAACAACACCCGGACATCCCTCCCGCACTACGGGGGACTTATGCCGGACTTGCTCATCCGGCGGCGATCGCCCATCTTAAATCCCTCGGAGTCACGGCCGTGGAACTCCTCCCCGTTCACCACTTCCTAGCCCGTCCCGGCCACCTCGTCCCCAAAGGTCTAACCAATTACTGGGGCTACGATACTATTAATTTCTTCTCTCCCTATTCCGGCTATAGTGCCAGTGGGAAGAATGGGGAACAAGTGACCGAATTTAAGGAAATGGTCAAAACTCTCCACAAAGCTGGGATTGAGGTCATTTTAGATGTGGTCTATAACCACACCGGAGAAGGGAATCAAATGGGGCCGACCCTCTCCCTCCGAGGCATTGATAACGCCTCCTACTACCGCCTCGTGGAAGAGAATCCCCGCTATTATATGGACTTCACAGGTTGCGGAAACTCCCTCAATGTCCGCCATCCCCAAGTTCTCAAACTCATTACCGACAGTCTCCGCTACTGGGTGCTAGAAATGCACGTTGACGGTTTCCGCTTTGACCTTGCCGCCGCCCTAGCACGAGAACTGTATGATGTCAATAACTTAGCCGCATTTTTTAACATTATTCATCAAGATCCCGTCCTTTCCACCGTGAAACTGATTGCAGAACCTTGGGATGTGGGAGAGGGAGGGTATCAAATCGGCAATTTCCCCCTGTTGTGGTCGGAGTGGAATGGCAAGTATCGGGACACCATCCGGGATTTTTGGGCTGGGAAGGATAGCAGTTTAGGGGAGTTTGCCTCCCGCTTTACCGGGAGTTCTGACCTTTACGAGTCCAACGGCCGCAAACCGAGCGCCAGTATTAACTTTATCACCGCTCATGATGGCTTCACTTTAAACGATTTGGTGAGTTATAACGACCGTCACAATGAGGACAACGGGGAAGATAACGAAGACGGCCATAAAGATAATCGCTCTTGGAATTGTGGGGAAGAGGGAGAAACTGATGATCCCGAAATCCTGGCCTTGCGTCATCGTCAGCGCCGCAATTTCCTTGTCACCCTGATGTTATCCCAAGGGGTGCCGATGTTGTTGGGGGGTGACGAAATGGGACGCACCCAGAAGGGGAACAATAACGCTTATTGCCAAGATAATGAGATTTCGTGGTTAAATTGGCAACTTACCCCAGAAAACCGGGATTTATTGGAATTTACGAAACAACTTATTGAGTTCCGCCATAAAAACCCTCTATTCCAACGCCGGAATTGGTTCCAGGGTCGAGAAATTCACGGTTCTGGGGTGCATGATATTGCTTGGTTTAACCCCGATGGGGGGGAGATGAGTGAGCATCAATGGAATGAGGGGTATATTCAGGCGATCGCAATTTTCCTCAATGGAGAAGAACTTGATGCCTGCGATGAACACGGGGAACGGATTATCGGAGATAGTTTTCTCCTGCTATTTAATGCTCACCACGAACCCCTTGATTTTGCCATCCCCGAAGGACTACAAAATTGGCGCTGGCAAGTCGTCATTGACACCGAATTAACCCAACTGGTCAAACTGGGGAAAATTTACCAAGGAGAAGACGAACTGACTCTAGTAGACCGTTCTTTAGTCGTTTTACGTCGTCTTTAG
- a CDS encoding DUF3110 domain-containing protein, translating into MLAPKQIYILLINAGTDNEGIHSLQVGDRNKILMFETEDDATRYALMLEAQDFPVPTVEGFPFEEIEEFCQEAGYEWELVESGQLELPPEANVKRTDWELEQEKNAEASPFAPPSESEEEIPSEQLDAIRRQLEGLL; encoded by the coding sequence ATGCTTGCACCGAAACAAATTTATATTCTCTTGATTAACGCTGGAACGGATAATGAGGGGATTCATTCCCTGCAAGTGGGCGATCGCAATAAAATCTTGATGTTTGAAACAGAAGACGATGCGACCCGCTATGCTCTGATGTTAGAGGCTCAGGATTTCCCCGTGCCGACAGTAGAAGGGTTCCCCTTTGAAGAAATCGAGGAATTTTGTCAAGAGGCGGGGTATGAATGGGAACTGGTAGAAAGCGGGCAGTTAGAACTTCCCCCCGAGGCGAACGTAAAACGGACAGATTGGGAACTAGAACAGGAAAAAAACGCCGAAGCGTCACCGTTTGCCCCTCCTTCTGAGTCCGAGGAGGAAATCCCGTCAGAACAACTCGATGCCATTCGTCGCCAACTTGAAGGGCTATTGTAA